Below is a window of Mucilaginibacter ginkgonis DNA.
TTTCTTTCAACGCCTCTTCGGGGAATTTTTCCTGCGGCGCTTTTAGTTCCTGCAGGCAAGCAACATCGGGCTGTGTTTCGTTTAACCATCTAAGTAATACCGGCAGGCGGCTGCTTATTCCGTTAACGTTATAGGTCGCGATTTTCATTGGTGGTATTTTTAAACAAGTCAGAAGTGCTTAAATATGAACTTAATAGTTGTGATTAAAAACTATTTTGTGTGAATGTATGTTGGGTATCTAAATTATAAAAATCATGAGAAAATTTTCCATTCCGGGTCTGTTGGCATTAATGGTAATGATGTTAAGCAGCTGTTCTGTTATCGAAGGCATTTTTAAAGCCGGTGTTTGGGTTGGCGTTATCATTGTTGTGGTAATTCTTGCCCTTATTATCTGGATAGTGTCCAAGATACTATAATGACCGGTAAAGACCTGCAAAGCCTTAAAGGGTTACCGTTCTATGTAAAAATGGCATCGGTGCTGTTTATTCTTATTTCGCTAACATACATTGTAATTGTAGCGAAAGAGATATTATCACCGCTTATATTTTCCTGCCTGTTTTCTATATTGCTGTTGCCGCTAGCGCAATTTCTTGAATTTAAAGTAAGGTTGCCGCGCAGTGCGGCGTCAATGCTGTCTGTGCTTCTTTTACTGGCTGCCATTGGCGGCGTACTTTACGTTATTGGTTCGCAGGTAAGCGATCTGGCCAATGACTGGCCGCAATTCCAGGATCAGCTAAGCAAATCTTTAGGTGACCTGCAGAATTGGATCGCGACAACATTCCACATTAATGCCCATAAGCAGCTTACCTATGTGCATACAGCAACCAGTAAGATCATGGCATCGGGCACCGCGGTTGTTGGGGCTACGCTGATATCGCTGTCATCGCTGCTGCTTTTCTTTGTATTTACCTTTATCTATACTTTTTTCTTTTTGCTGTACCGCTCATTGATCATGGCATTTTTTGAGTCGGTATTTATGGAAGAAAATAAAACTACCGTTCATGACATCATAGAGCAGGTACAGTACATCATCCGTAAATACATAATTGGCTTGCTGATTGAAATGGCCATAGTAGCTGCCATGGTTTGCATCGCTTTCTGGTTGCTGGGTATCAAATATGCCATACTGCTTGGACTTTTAACCGGCCTGATGAACATCATCCCATACATCGGCATATTTACGGCTTTGCTGCTCAGTTCACTCATCACTTTTGCTACGGCTACCGTTGCCAGTAAAGTAATATTGGTGGTAGTAACGCTGGTTGTAACGCACCTGATAGACAGTAATATTTTGCTGCCTGTTGTTGTAGGCTCAAAGGTGAGAATAAATGCGCTGATTACCGTTCTTGGCGTAATTATTGGAGAGATGATATGGGGGATACCGGGGATGTTTTTATCCATTCCTGTCATTGCCGTATTGAAGATCATTTTTGACAGGGTGGAGAGCTTGAAGCCCTGGGGTATTATTTTGGGTGATGAGCATCTAAAACAAAATAAACTGGCGACGAGGTTAACCGCTAACGGTAAAAAAGTGAAGATCGCAGAATAGCATTCATTATTAAAATAACATATCTACCATGAACAAATTAAAACTATTAGCGATACCGGCACTGCTGCTGTCGTTAAGCACAATGGCGCAAACGCAAACCTCTTCAAAAGGCAGCGTAGGCCGTACTATCAATAAAATTGGTAACAAGACCGCAGAAGTTGCCGTAAAAGGCACAGCTGCTGTTGGCGATAAAGTTTACAAAGGTAAGGTTGCACCAAACGGTCAAACAGTTTACATTAACAAACATTCGCATTACTACTGGGTTAATGCCCGCGGAAAAAAGATCTATATCAGCAAATCTAAACTGGTAGACGATCCTAAAAAATAAACCATTAGGCCCTTCGCTTCTGGCGGAGGGCCTTTAATACTTTAATTTAGACCTATGAAAAAGATTTCCTTAGGCGCCCTGGCCTTGATATTAATGTCCACGCTTTCGGGCTGTGGGTTAATGGAAGACGCATTCAAAGCAGGCGTGATCTTCGCATTGATCATTGCCGCGATAATCGGTGCCATAATCTGGGCATTGAACTTTACCATCTGCCAGGTAAAGAAGAGATACAGACTGCAAACTGTTCCGGTGAAAGTAAGAAACACTAAACCGGGATTGTAAAGTAGAAGGTAGAGCCTTTACCTTCTTCGCTGTGAACGCCTATTTTGCCTTTGTGCAGTTTTACGATCTCGGCACAAAGGTAAAGGCCTATACCAAACCCAGACACCATGCGGTGTTCCGGGCGTTGCACCCGATAAAAACGCTCGAATAGTTTCTTTTGCTCTTTTGGGTTAATACCTACGCCCTGGTCTGTCACGGAGAATTGCCACCAGGCGCCATCACGTTTGCATTCGGCAACAACGGGGCTTTCTTTCGGTGAATATTTTATAGCGTTAGTGAGCAGATTAGTCACCACCTCGCTTATCTTGTCCCGGTCGCCGTACACCAAAATGCTTTCGCATCCTTTAAGCTCAATTTCGTTATTTTCTGTCTGCAGCCTCACTTCCTCGATCGTTTCTTCGAGCATGGTTTTCACGTCAAACATCTCGCGGTCCAGTTTTAGCTTCCCATTTTCCAGGCGGGTGACGTCCAGAAACCCTTGCACCATGTTTTTCATTTTGTTAGCCTGTACATCGGCACGGGTAAGCATGTCTACAATGGTACGTTCCTCAGATTTCTCGGCCAGGTTTGTGGCAAGCTGCAGGTAAGCCTTTACAGATGTAAGCGGCGTTTTTAGTTCGTGGCTTACCATGCCGATGAAGGCATCTTTCTTGGCCTCTAACTCCTTCTGGCCGGTTATATCTATCGTTACACCAACTATGGAAACTGCAGTGCCGTCTTTATCGTATTGCGGCTTACCGAATGCTTTAACCCAGTGCACAGATTCATCGGGCCAGGTTACCTGGTATTCGGCGGCATAATCTGCATGGTTATCAATGGCGGTGTTTACCTCGGCCCGCACCCGTTCGCGATGCTCAGGCACAATGGCGTTAAACAGGTCGCCAAAGTTAAAGGAGGCATCGGGTGGTAACCCGTAATTAGCTTTGCATTGCGGTGTGCACGCCATTCGCCCGGTTTCGAGGTTAAGATCATATGAGCCGAGTTTAGCCGCATTGAGGGCCATTTGCAAACGCTCGGTTGTTGTTTCCAGGTCGCTGTCCATCCGGTTAAAGCGGCGCATGGTAAGATAAGCGACGGGCAGG
It encodes the following:
- a CDS encoding sensor histidine kinase — translated: MLQVTLPNRVNKRMSYVMAALALSLGLVGLCGWIFNSVELRSFLSNGAVMMANSAIMIIIGGTALILLNGGYVKTVRIIAGVIFIFCVLIIAEHLFGIDFKIDNWLFRDIYSNIDQQPGRTSLLTAINLLLISSAVLLVTFDRFDASQLVCAVMFLLVYAALVGHIFGITGLYSSGDYALPFHIALGLLLMIMSLVFYQSDRGWIATYLTYLKGRNIALYLLSYLLCAAPMLVAFYLFVFNRNGFSPASGIIVLIILSAFISLPVAYLTMRRFNRMDSDLETTTERLQMALNAAKLGSYDLNLETGRMACTPQCKANYGLPPDASFNFGDLFNAIVPEHRERVRAEVNTAIDNHADYAAEYQVTWPDESVHWVKAFGKPQYDKDGTAVSIVGVTIDITGQKELEAKKDAFIGMVSHELKTPLTSVKAYLQLATNLAEKSEERTIVDMLTRADVQANKMKNMVQGFLDVTRLENGKLKLDREMFDVKTMLEETIEEVRLQTENNEIELKGCESILVYGDRDKISEVVTNLLTNAIKYSPKESPVVAECKRDGAWWQFSVTDQGVGINPKEQKKLFERFYRVQRPEHRMVSGFGIGLYLCAEIVKLHKGKIGVHSEEGKGSTFYFTIPV
- a CDS encoding AI-2E family transporter produces the protein MTGKDLQSLKGLPFYVKMASVLFILISLTYIVIVAKEILSPLIFSCLFSILLLPLAQFLEFKVRLPRSAASMLSVLLLLAAIGGVLYVIGSQVSDLANDWPQFQDQLSKSLGDLQNWIATTFHINAHKQLTYVHTATSKIMASGTAVVGATLISLSSLLLFFVFTFIYTFFFLLYRSLIMAFFESVFMEENKTTVHDIIEQVQYIIRKYIIGLLIEMAIVAAMVCIAFWLLGIKYAILLGLLTGLMNIIPYIGIFTALLLSSLITFATATVASKVILVVVTLVVTHLIDSNILLPVVVGSKVRINALITVLGVIIGEMIWGIPGMFLSIPVIAVLKIIFDRVESLKPWGIILGDEHLKQNKLATRLTANGKKVKIAE